The DNA region TAGAATATGAACAGGGCCGATTCAACAAATTTGGAAGTctaaaacaattttttttattagttttttaatatcgcataaataaaataaaataaaaaatattagtATCTAGTTAAATTTGAATCAAAGatcttttattttaaaaataagtCTTACCGCTAGATCAGACTAAACAATAGATAAATATTTGCAGACTTTAATATATAATTTTTGTTAAATTAGGACCTTTAATTTGGACTCAATTTTTTTGTTGTTGTAAATTTTGAGTATCTAAAAGCCCTATCTATAAGGCCTTATTAGAGTTGGGCCGGCCTTAAATATGAATAATACTAAATGAAAATTTTCTTCtctaatattttttttatattatgAAAAAATAGGTTGAGACTATTATTTAAGGGTAACGATAATTTGTATCCTAGGGTCACAAGATAAGACATCCATTTGTAGAAAATTTATATTGAAAAAActaattataaaattaattttatatcTTTATTAAAATCATTGCACAATTTCCAACACAAAATTACTTTTTTTAGTTCTTAACTTGTGCCATAAaggcacaagttagcattacccatTAGTTATATAtacaaattttaaaaaatttgtttgGGTTTTGAATCACTGatattttgagtttttttttcATATTTAATATCATTTAAATTCTAAATATTATGTGTGTATTATTCTTAAAATAAAATTTTGACGATTGAATTCTAGAATTCAAACGTGTTATGTATTGGAATAAAAAATACTTGAAGTAGGTGGCAAAGAATTCTGAACCGTTGGTGATAATCTCTGATATAATGGCGCAAAGTAGCCTACAAGGTTAGCACTCCAACGATCAAGTTAGTTTAAGGTTCAAGGTGCTAATCTCCATGTTTCTTTCGTGTGGATGACTTTCTGATAAGAAAGTTCCCGAATTTGTCCTGATTTGAATTCCTAGTTAGGAATCCCTTTTGTTGTTTGGATGATTTTCTTGTAAGAAAACTCCAGAACATTGTGACGATTGGTTTCATTGTATGAATCCCCAAAGTTTTTGATCAGACGTTTTTCTTGTCAGAAAACTCCCAAGTTTTGTCTTAGACGTTTTCTTTGTGAAGAATCTCCAACTTTCTATTGTGTGGATTGCTTTTCTGGTGAGAAAGCTCCTAGTTTTGTCTTGGTTGTATTCCTTATTAGGGATCACAATTTTTTTAATAGAATTCTTTTCTTGTTAGAAAACTCCAAATCGTCGTGTAGGATGTATTTTCTTTTCAGAAATCTCCAAAACTTTTGAATTCTCTTGAATTGTAAAGTGTCATTTATCATTTTTCACTTTGAATACTCCCCAATATTTTTTTTCCAGCAGGATTGTTATCCTTAGTGAGTTTCTACCCTCATTTTCATTTTCTATGGGCCATCGTTACTTGGTCTCCATCATTCCCCACAGATATGCCTTTCATTTTTCATTAATCATAAGGTATCCTGTTAAGGTTCAACTTATATCACATCATATCCCTAGAAATCAAAATAGAAATAAAAAAGAGTCCCGCATACATGCATgcataacatatcatatcatgtcatttgcattcaggatcaaaattcagatcttcttagtatttaactatctcccattacgatcatatgaagagtgtccttcttcatattctctggttgcagatatttaaataggggcaactgtcacaccaTAATTTTGACTCTGAATCACCGAATCGATACATACATCATAACTtttgcatctttgcatatcatatAATGCATTTTATCTTGCATAATGCCTAGAATGTTAGTCGAAATAATTTTTTGAATCTACAAACAGaccggttgaatcaattttcaaatatGTCAAATCAACgggcgaaaaatttcaaaatcgagcttgcagacatcagttttattaatctacgtttcatgtagtttaacctggtgtgcttGTTTGATTTTTTGACTATTTTTTAGTCACATTTTGAGCTGCTTGAGCGTTTTAACCCggttttttttatttcaaaacaTCAACATACTTCAACAAAAAATATCTAAGCTAAATCCTAGACTTATgaacaaaacaaaatcatttaTGAACAAATAACACAAACAACAACATTTATGAACAAAATCATAAACCAGCCttaacataaacaacaacacatTTATCAAACATACCTCAAAAGCACATTTATCAAACATACTTCAACAACAACATTTATGAACAAAATCACCATAAAGTAACCTTAACATAAACAACATAATACTTTAACAAAACAACCACATACCAGAACAATAACTTAAACAATTTACAAACCTCAACAATTTAAGCATATAATCTAATCTTAACAACAATAAAAGAATAAACCTTATGTTGAACGAAGACAAATGTTTGACGTAGCTTTTGAACAATAAAAACAAGATAAATAAGACTAATATTTTGAACAACAAGAACATGATATCATATCTCATAAATTGATTCACATATGTACCTTTACTTGAAAAGAGATTTgtggaaaaagaaaacaaagataTGAACTTGCTACTTGTTTCGTGACACATTCCCTTGACTCATACTAGTTTGAGAAGTTATGTTGAGTTTTGTAAAGTTAGGATAAAATTTTGAGAGATTGTGACAAGGCGAGAGAAGTTAGGGTTTCACACTTACAACGCAGTCTATTATGAAGTAAATTAAGTTAGCTATATAGGTAATATATTTCACAACAGTTGTTAAAAACAACCATGGTGATTTGTTCTGATGTTTCACTACAATTGTTAATTTGAACTATGGTGAcatgtttttaatttttatttaaaatttgaAATTAAGGAAGCACACCATCTTTTTAACGAAAACCAAAAAATTGCAGGTGTTGGATTTTAAAGCGTGTCACTCTTAACATATTACAACGATTGTTAGTCGCGACCATGgttatatttaatttaaatattaaaaaaaaattaaggCGCCTAATGAACATATATTACCTTGGTTGGTTATGTGGTCGTGAGAAGAAATGATTACAGAATGTGTTTTTTAGAGTAGTGGCAACTCAGTGCGGAGAGAAGATGTTAATGAGGATTAGCTAAAGCATGACTCCGTGGAGCGGAGTGGAATTGAAGTACACGATTAATACTCCAACGTCCAAGTTTGATATATAATATCAAAGTAGTCCGCACGACTGAGAATGAAATAATACCTATTAGGGAGTATGACAAAACTTATATATTACATACCATTAAAATTGTCTCCACTTGATCCTCCGTGCGCCAGGAGGAGCCTATTGATTAGATTTGACAATGTTTGAGGCCTTGGTAACTTTGATTAGGTGCACATCTCTCTCATCTTCTACCGTGATGCTTCGAGTTTGACCCTTGTAATTAGGCCTGCTTCTATAAGGTCTTTGGTAGTCTAATAACACAGTGTATTTAAAATGATTGAaatttataatatatatatatatatatatatatatatatatatatatatatatatatatatatatatatatatatatatatatatatatatatatatatatatataaaggtTTAATTGTAATTTTATCAAAGATTATATGAAACATTGTGTAAGATCTTCACTCTCTTAAGAATTTTCCATCAAAAATTTGTGACTAATTTTATTAGGATGATATAAGATTCATTAAGATTATGTTAACTTGGTAGACAAGTTAACTACTTGGTTGTCAGAATTAGTCAGTAATTAGTTAACTGGTTAAAATTTTGTAAGTTTTTCTTCATTTGTTCACATATAGccatgcatatatatatatatatatatatatatatatatatatatatatatatatatatatcagacATGTATTCACTTTTCAATCGATCAATGAATGATTCACTCATCTTCCATATGCTTAATTTCAAATCCTCTATATGGTATTAATGAACATTTCTTCTTCTGTATTATGATTGTTCTTCATTTCTCATCAAAGTTTCATGGAAGACCCACACAATTCTATTTCTCAACAATCTACCATTGGTTAAACAACTCCCAACATATCATCGCCGTATCACTCGCATCCAAGCTAGAGTTCCAACTTTGGAGCAAATCAATCAAGAGCGCCTTTCTAGTCAAAAATAAGATTAAGTTTGTTAATGGAAAACTACCGATGACTCCTGAAAATAATGCTAATTTTGATGCTTCAAAAAGATGCAACGGTGTGGTAGTTTTGTGGATTCATCCAATTTTATTTCCTCAAATTTCATCAAGTGTTGTTTATCTTGAATTCTTGATAATGATGAGAGACTATGAGATTATTTGAATGAGCGATTTTAAAAAGGGGATTACTTTCATTTTTCTAATCTTCTTCAAGAAGTTCATTCCATCAGGAAAAGTGAAAGATCCATTGCTAATTCTTTTACAGCTTTTACAATTACAATGTGAACATGTCATTTTGCTTTCTAAGAGGTGTGAGTGAAACATCTTCTAATGCAAAACCTTTAAATCCTACTATTGGAGACTTTACCATCTATTGACAAAGTTTAATCTTTGGTTTTACAAAAAGAAAGTAAGCTCAATGGTTTAGTTCTTGAAGATTCCAAATGTTAATTTTGGTAGTCTAAGGGGAAGCTATAGTCGTGGCACGCAATGCATGTTTTCTAATAAAATTGGTCATACCATTGATCATTGTTATTTCATACATGGAGTTGTCAAGCTTTAGACAATTTTCAAAAATCCATCATTACAGGCTATCTTCAAAGCCTCTCACTTCTATGGCTACCAGCATAAAGATATTGATATATGACCATAAACTTTCCTTCTTTCCCGCCGCCGAGGGCGTTTTTTTTGTTGGTTGCCTCTTCCGAACTTCGAAGCGAACAATGAAGTTCTCACATAAGTTGGTCCACGAACCTACACTTCCGTGGGGCAGATACTTGAGCCATAGCATAACCGATCCGGTTAGAGTTAGTTCAAAGATTTTGCACGTAATTCAGACAATTGTCAACATGTTGTACATGCTCATCTCTCTTTCTGTCGTAACTTAGTTTACATGTTGTACAAGCATCAAGATGGAATTTCTTTTGGTCTTTAACCGGAGGCTTCTCCACTTGTTCTTTAGGGGGAGTGTGACAGGCTCCGCCTCTTTTAGGAACAAGAGGACGAATTTGACGTCTTTGACTTCTCCTATGGCTCAGAGATCTTAGAGCCACATCTCGGCGATACATGGTCGGCTCGGGATGACAGTATGACTCTTTTCCAGAAGTAGCTTTTTGCACCGTGTTGCCCTTCTGATTTGCAACATGAAGGATTTCTTCCATGCGAAGTAACCTTTGATCCATTGCTTGTGAGTTCTTTTGTCAAACAATGTTGTAAACATTGTTCAATAATTCATTAGTGCCTTGCACGCTGAGGTTGACTTCCAACAATTGGAAATCAAGTAATGCCTCAGGTCTAGGTGCCATTGGCGGTGCTAGAGGTCTAAGAGATGGTTCACCTTGTTAAAATTGTAGAGTAGAACCTACTAACAGAAGCGGTTGAACATATTTTTCTGTGGTGGTGCAGGCGGAGTGTTAACGAAGACCTGTGAGGCATGGGTACTCCATTTTAAATAAAATATCGGTATCAAGTACCGGTACTCGTACGTTACGCACCGAAGCCgtatcaattttttttttaaagttgGTACACCAACCAAAACATATTTGGTATCAAGTACCCaactttttttaattttttggGGATGATGTAATTTGGGCTTTTTTTCCTAAGTAAGAATTAAGTTAATTATTCTATTTAGAAATAAAAAAGTTCTTTCACAACCAAGTTCTTCATCTTCTATTGGGAGAAATTGGAGTACAATTAAATTTATTCACTCATTGAAaaggaataaactcaaatcaaAGAGGGCTGAAGATTTAGTTTTTGTTCATACAAATCTCTGCCTTCTCATATTAAGGTTTATAATGTTGGAGCAACAAAAATGTGGGATATTGGTGAAGATGAATGAGATCTATTTGATGGAGTTGATGTTTTTGAAGTTGTTAGTCTTTCTCTCGATAAATCTGAACTAGAAGCCGTTCTTTTTAATGATATCATGATTTATGGATACTTTTTAAGTGTGATCTATATATGTTATTGCACAAATATTAAGTTTTTTAAAACAAATTATTTTgtaattttaatatttttgttatcatttaaacaatataacacATTTGTTATTTATATAGTtgtatttaaaaaaattatactAACGTACTCGTACCTTAGTTTTTCTAAAAATACCATACTCCGTACCAGTACCCGTATCGGGTACTGGGTACGTACCCGTACCTATGCAACGCATACGAAGACTTGATCGCCACCATTTTGAGGATGAGGTGGTGGATCTCTTGCAGCTCAAACAATTTTTGCCTCCTTATGCTTAGAAACAGAGCGAGTAACGCTGGAACATGCCATTATTGGTGGATCTGTATGGAGATCTGAGAAGTGGTGTTGATTTTTGATAAGAGCAGATCAAGATCAAAGATATATACGATTCAGATTCAGGAAATCTTAATCTCTAGGTTAAGGAAGCTTTGGTTCACTGAATCAAGAGACGAATATTCGAACGTGGAAAATGCAAGAATCATATGTTGATTTTCACAGACGACACCATTGTTCTGCGAGGGAACTAGAACGAAGGATGCAAATTGCAACAATTGACTTGATCTTCAAGATTAGCACTCCAAGACTCAAGTTAGTATGATAGTAAGAAGAGTGAATGAAATTTAAATTCAAAAGTATCTGAGAAATGCCGCGTCTCCCTCTTATATAATAGAGCAGTTTTTTAAAAAACTTGTTGATTAAAATGCATAGATCCGTTTGATGGGTCTTTAAATGAGATTTCCTAGATTCTAGACTAAGATAGCAAACATATTCTATTAATGTCGGACGTCTGACTGACTCAGAACATAAATAATATTTACATACATTCAGATGTGCAATATCTTTATAAGATCTAACAATTTATCTAATTTATCTGCATTAGATTTTAGAGACATTAATAAAAGGTATTGTGATGTATTATTTTTTTCTACCTACCTATTATATGTTGTTAAGTTAGGAATGGTGCTTATACGACCTTATGTAGCCTTCGTTTGGTGTAATAATATCTATTCCAACACTTTTAATTTctactttaaatttttttttgaatttttgtgATATCATATTTTATATCATATACCCATGCATCACAGATGTCAAAACACATGATAAAAACATAGATTCTTTAATACTATTTTAACAAAACTATTAGTTACTACAAGTATTTAGCATTTCTCTTTCGTCTATTTTTGGTAATTGATACATTAATTTGGGGCTTATACGCCTCTATCATTTGTAACTAACACGTGTGAAAACAAACATTATAGTTTATCATAAACAAAATATTTCCCCCACATTTCCATATAATTTGTTCATCTCAATATCCCCATCCATCTTGACACTCATCGATCAATCAAGTTTCAAGATCTCCATTTTGATTCCATTTAGGTGAAAATGGAATTCTTCCAAAGGGCTAAAGTGGTGCGTTTGAGAAGCCACCATGATAAATACCTATTGGCAGATGATGATCAAGAAGGTGTTCACCAAGATCGTCTTGGTTGCTGCCGAAATGCAAAATGGACGGTGGAGATCATAGAACATGCAAACTTGATTAGATTGAAGAGTGTTTTTGGAAAATATTTAACAGCCTCTAATATGCCATTTTTGTTAGGTGCAAGGGGGAAAAAAGTGATGCAAACTCTTCCCTCAAGGTTGAATTCATCTTTGGAATGGGAACCTATAAGAGAAGGTGATCTCATTAGGCTTAGGACTCGGTATGGTCAATATTTACGCGCCAATGGAGGATTACCACCTTGGAGAAACTCGATCACACATGACATTCCTTACCGTTCAAAAACAGCAAATTGGATTATATGGGAGGTTGATCTTGTGGAGATTCGGCCACCACCGCCTAAACAAATAGAATATTCCCCTAGTGTTGTTGAAGAAATTGCTCATCCTAATGACTCTTCAACCGAACGTTCTCGATCtccttctccttctcctccaCATTCTTCTGATGATGATTTAGATAATGATAATCCATTCGCTTTAATTGATCTTAGATCTTCCATACCAATTGAGGTTTGTTTCCTTCTATAAAATTTAATTTGACTTTTGACTTTTTTTTAAGTTATGCCTTAAGCCTCAAATTTTCTAGACACAACATTATGTAAAATATGCAAATGGAAATTTAGAACTAAGGATGTATATATATTAAATTATATGATAACCAATTTTCTTGAATGTCATTTTCAAATGCAGAGTTCTGATTTAGAAGGTAATGAATCACCGATGAAAGAAGGGAGGATTATATTTTATAACGTGGGTGATGAAAATGGGGATGTTCCCGAAGGAAGTGAAGAAAAGTTCTTTACATTCAAAGGGAGTAGTGTAACCGAGTTAAAGGAGAAGCTGCAAGAAGAGATAGAGCGTGAAGATATTGTTATATGTTCTCGCAACCCATTGAATGCAAAAGTATATCCACTTCGTTTACAATTACCTCCCAACAATGTTGATATACACGTTATCGTGGTTCCTTCTTCATTTGTTGGAAATTAGCATTCTCTAGTTTTGGATAGTTCTTAAAAGTTACGAATTCCATTTATTTGCTTTTAAGAAAAATAGCAAATTTTATAGTAGCAGATGTAAAAAGTATGCTAAGACATTTTGAAAGACTTTATACATCAGTTCTACCATCGATGTAAAAAATGTCTCAATTACTACATCTGTTTTAAAACAGATACGAAAAGAAGATGATGGGAATCACAATCTCATTGGTGGAAAACATGAAATGCATGATGCAAAAGTATTCAGGAGAGGAATTTGGCTCTCTGACATGAGTGTCTATATTTGAACCTTCTGCACCAATAATTTGAGAAAAAGGACAAAAATAGTAAAAAGGGAAAACTATATGAAAGAGGATGGAAAAGAAAAACAATGTAAAAAGGTCATAAGTCAAATTGTTCATTGTATATATACAACTTTGTAATGTCTTAGAAGAATGTACTAAAAAGGATTTCGTTTCAGTTAATTATATCATTTTCTGTTTCCCTTATCTCAATTAAGATGGCTATTGTCTATGGAAAGTTTAAATACATCAAAGATTTATAATGGTAAGTGAAGAATCCGAACTCTATTGCTTAAATTTATCCTAAAATAATCATTTGATTACTAGTATATacttaaaaaaaaatttaatgtTTAAAAGTTTGGAGATTGAGTTATTATTATTAAAGTGACACAAAAAGTTATTGTTAAACGTTTTTATATCTTTGAATTTTAGTTGGATATTAATATTCTTAAATAAAATCTATTTAAAAGtctaatttattttaaaataaatttataaaaataataatatgGTATTGAATTATTGATTGGTTGGATATGTATATATACGACCAATCTTTATTTTAAAAAGTATATATATTTGTTAAAAAAACGCTGAAAGACTGACTTCTTCGATGCAAGTCAGGAAGAGTCTCTAATGAAGGGTTAAGTGTCTGTAAAGGCTGTTCTTAGGTCGTCCTTTGTCCCCCTCTCCCTCTTAGAGGAAATCTCTTTTTATATTCTATTCACCATAAATGGTCCTTAAAGGGGTGCTTTCTTCATATCTCTCATTAAGGAAACTTAAAAATACCGTTCATCGTCTTCATAATCATCACATAACATATTTTCTCTCAACTACTGTAACCCCTACCACTGACATCAGATCTGACTTGGTTCTTCAACGTTAGTACAAGATTGAGCTCTATCATACACTAATTTTTAACCCTAAAATCTCACATATCATTTacatccttgcatacaaacaagatcacatcttggtccactccctctcatctttgggaTTTGCCTTTTTGCAtggatcatcaagcacctctttgttaGTGTTTTATCTTTGTGTTTATCTgttcattgcttatctaaccactaatcaaaatatcaaaaatatgccttattttctttaagtttattgtgcaaggtgagacttttcatcaagagcatcaaACATGGTTCCTCAGCTAGGGCTTCTATTGATTTCTCAAGTCAAAGTGTGgtcaaccattgattctcaaggggaTATATCTCAAAGCATGATCTAAAAGGTCCTAAAGcatctttcaatctcattttgatcaagatcatctcaaagttttgttgcttacttctcaagaaaagtcaaaggttcatgtgtttattttcatgtcttcttcaacaagttacctcaaaCTTCGAGCAATTAAATCAAGATATATTCAAGGACATCTTGTTTTGAGTttatatgatcatccatgtaccttgaaTGCAATCAAAGTCCAAGTgcacaagtttattccaagaggtttgaccaaaaagtcaacatttgaagtcaaagttcaaaggatcacaactccttcaattctcaaaaaatttgaatgcttctttttgcatatCGCTCTTCTCGATATCCTCTAtaacttctctttacatgacaagagtcaattatgcttggaggatcatcaaaattttggagacattatatattatttgtggacttagtgaaatttgacctattttcaagtgattttttctcaactttcaaggattataacttcttcaattttcaatatctgaggctgattctttttgtaaaatatcatttgtgattccctctacaagtttgcttcaaggaCCAAAGTCAAATTATACTTGGAATGCCATGGATTTCtttgagacattataggtcattttcagccatttgggacttagaattttctaagttacatgaccagGTTTTCGTGCAAACTTCAACATGCCAcaactttgtgctcaaacatATAAATTCAATCTTTCTTGCCATATTGTaatctttgatatgatgtcaacAAATTGCAAGAAGAATGAGATTAAAAAGCCTCATGAGCAAAATGCCTCATTGAGTtaaacatggtgacttggaacagaagaaatcaccatgatccaaaatttgaacttcactaatcttaattccaagccaaattaCCTCTTGTTTTGTATATAAACATGTTTAACCAACTCTCCAGAAGCTAATTGACTCTTAACATGTATGATTTGactgagttttgatggattgcaagtcacacttttcacacattCTGATCAAATTAGTTTTGCACGAATTGAGTTTCATTCCACACATATTTTGATCCCAATTCATTCCTTATAAATAGAGAAATGTATTacattcatttccaagcttttgatAACCAAGAAACCCCTACTTCATGTTTTTAATTTCATCTTGTTTCAGTCCAATTacttgattccattagcaccttcggTCTTCTTTGAAGCTTTTACAAAAATTCCCAAGCTCTAAGACCTTCTGAAGTGACCAGACCAGATCGAGATTCATCAACTTatgatcaccatttggacaagatAATTTTGAATATCATTTGAACTCATACAAGTTACCGtaatgtagtccttcactctctgatgttttcccctaacttatctgaTGTTGATTGttcgtgttcatcatttaatttaatttttcgtgtcttgcttgcttctgaaacttctctgaaattctcCATGCacagtttagataaatgaatttggagcatgaggttgaattcgtgatgaaGAGGCAATTACATTGGTGGGGGTCTCGTGTtttgaatttaccaaacgatgaaactccgaTGAGAGACCATCGAAGAAGATGATCGGAGTATCCCAGGTCATTTGAGTTTGGCTAGACACATTGGAaatttgaaatgttttgattgatCCAATTTGAATTAGATCTAGTGTTTCATTTCTGTTAATTTACACCGTGCGCCCCAACCTGAGGATTGTTGGATctgccacttcaattaatgaggccagatccaacgctccgtattttttctttttcttttttccatttaaattgcattttcttttaaaattcatagaaaatttattttacatccaaaaaatcccaaCATAATAtctaaaattttcttttatttttcttcatttgtttcttattttttcatattttactttcttgattttctatttttcatggattttctcttttctcctttgttttaattgatttaaaaataattttatgcatttttaaattctgaaaaatttattttatgct from Lathyrus oleraceus cultivar Zhongwan6 chromosome 1, CAAS_Psat_ZW6_1.0, whole genome shotgun sequence includes:
- the LOC127115912 gene encoding uncharacterized protein LOC127115912 → MEFFQRAKVVRLRSHHDKYLLADDDQEGVHQDRLGCCRNAKWTVEIIEHANLIRLKSVFGKYLTASNMPFLLGARGKKVMQTLPSRLNSSLEWEPIREGDLIRLRTRYGQYLRANGGLPPWRNSITHDIPYRSKTANWIIWEVDLVEIRPPPPKQIEYSPSVVEEIAHPNDSSTERSRSPSPSPPHSSDDDLDNDNPFALIDLRSSIPIESSDLEGNESPMKEGRIIFYNVGDENGDVPEGSEEKFFTFKGSSVTELKEKLQEEIEREDIVICSRNPLNAKVYPLRLQLPPNNVDIHVIVVPSSFVGN